From Streptomyces chrestomyceticus JCM 4735, one genomic window encodes:
- a CDS encoding LCP family protein, with translation MTDPLDQRAGRTAPTGEQGRHGDAGSRPVHPGPVRVTGELWRPEPTGGRGPYAESELHADPDLYADSDPYAHPDPYADPGPPASQGPYAAPEGAAARERFAERPSSRYGPRRAHARQPKKRRRLRRAVLVLLAAVVVAAGGTYGWAETRLQRDVDLGAYGDRPPPGEGTNYLIVGSDSRDGLSDDDVKDLHAGGGGGRRTDSMMLLHSGSRGTSMVSLPRDSWITLPGRLDTSTGKTKRPERDKLNAAFSYGGPELLVHTVEKNTGLRIDHYAEIGFAGFVNIVDAIGGVRMCLDRDIKDEKSGADLRKGCHTLNGRQALAFVRQRHQERQGDLGRSKNQQKFLSTLAHQAAQPDTLFDPTQIGPAVQAGLDTLIVDKDMSLRDLSRIFLAVQSVAGGQGKQINVPLSGIGVPTPKGNVLKWDGRGSARLFDDLRHDRPVTETGKTPRHRGGAVSHTPSRDDRPQRQGEQRAGR, from the coding sequence ATGACAGACCCGCTTGACCAGCGGGCCGGACGTACCGCACCCACAGGGGAGCAGGGCCGGCACGGCGACGCCGGGAGTCGTCCCGTGCACCCGGGGCCGGTGCGGGTGACGGGCGAGCTGTGGCGCCCGGAGCCTACGGGGGGCCGGGGCCCGTACGCCGAGTCGGAGCTGCATGCCGATCCAGACCTGTACGCTGATTCAGACCCTTACGCTCACCCAGACCCTTACGCTGATCCAGGTCCGCCCGCCAGCCAGGGGCCGTACGCGGCCCCCGAAGGCGCTGCCGCGCGTGAGCGGTTCGCCGAGCGCCCCAGCTCGCGCTACGGGCCCCGGCGCGCGCACGCCCGGCAGCCGAAGAAGCGCAGGCGGCTGCGGCGGGCGGTGCTCGTCCTGCTGGCCGCTGTGGTCGTCGCGGCGGGCGGCACGTACGGCTGGGCCGAGACCCGGCTCCAGCGTGACGTCGACCTCGGCGCGTACGGGGATCGGCCACCGCCCGGGGAGGGGACCAACTACCTCATCGTGGGCTCGGACAGCCGCGACGGGCTCTCGGACGACGACGTGAAAGACCTGCACGCCGGCGGGGGCGGCGGCCGGCGCACCGACTCCATGATGCTGCTGCACTCCGGGTCCCGGGGAACCAGCATGGTCAGCCTGCCCCGCGACTCCTGGATCACCCTGCCCGGCCGCCTCGACACCTCGACAGGCAAGACCAAGCGGCCCGAGAGGGACAAGCTGAACGCCGCCTTCTCTTACGGCGGCCCCGAACTGCTCGTACACACCGTCGAGAAGAACACCGGCCTGCGCATCGATCACTATGCGGAGATCGGCTTCGCCGGATTCGTGAACATCGTCGACGCCATCGGCGGCGTCCGGATGTGCCTGGACCGGGACATCAAGGACGAGAAGTCGGGCGCCGACCTGCGCAAGGGCTGTCATACCCTGAACGGCAGGCAGGCGCTCGCCTTTGTCCGCCAGCGGCACCAGGAGAGGCAGGGCGACCTGGGCCGGTCGAAAAACCAGCAGAAGTTCCTCTCAACCCTCGCCCACCAGGCCGCCCAGCCCGACACCCTCTTCGACCCGACGCAGATCGGCCCAGCCGTGCAGGCCGGGCTCGACACGCTCATCGTCGACAAGGACATGAGCCTGCGCGATCTCAGCAGGATCTTCCTCGCCGTACAGAGCGTCGCGGGCGGACAAGGCAAACAGATCAACGTGCCCCTGTCCGGCATCGGCGTCCCCACGCCGAAGGGCAACGTACTGAAGTGGGACGGCAGGGGGTCGGCCCGGCTCTTCGACGACCTGCGTCACGACCGGCCGGTCACGGAGACGGGGAAGACGCCCCGGCACCGGGGCGGCGCCGTCAGCCACACGCCGTCACGTGACGATCGCCCACAGCGGCAGGGAGAGCAGCGGGCCGGACGGTGA
- a CDS encoding amidohydrolase family protein, with product MPLSRAANDTAAAAVARHPDRFRSLATLPMASPRDTAGELERAAGTGHVGVMVFCRSGDLFLDDLAYDDFFSVASQLGQPVFLHPQLPSAAIRDASYRGFDPMTDLALATYGWGWHMDAATVALRLILRGTFDRHPELQIVLGHWGEMLLFWLDRADSHSRTAGLQRSVTDRIRSNFHCWWYGTQGALTCCVGACLGRWGSGGPRMVRMCVGL from the coding sequence TTGCCGCTGAGCCGGGCTGCGAACGACACGGCCGCAGCAGCCGTCGCCCGGCATCCGGACCGCTTTCGCTCGCTGGCCACGCTGCCCATGGCGTCACCGAGGGACACTGCGGGCGAACTCGAAAGAGCTGCGGGGACAGGGCACGTAGGCGTTATGGTGTTCTGCCGGTCAGGAGACCTGTTCCTCGACGACCTCGCCTACGACGACTTCTTCTCCGTCGCGTCGCAACTCGGTCAGCCGGTCTTCCTCCACCCCCAACTGCCCTCTGCGGCCATCCGTGACGCCTCCTATCGCGGGTTCGACCCCATGACCGATCTCGCCCTCGCCACCTACGGGTGGGGATGGCACATGGACGCCGCGACAGTGGCACTGCGGCTGATCCTGCGGGGAACGTTCGACCGTCACCCCGAGCTCCAGATCGTGCTCGGTCACTGGGGAGAGATGCTGCTGTTCTGGCTGGACCGAGCCGACAGTCATTCCCGCACCGCCGGTTTGCAGCGCTCGGTAACGGACCGTATTCGATCGAACTTCCATTGTTGGTGGTACGGCACTCAGGGGGCGCTGACCTGCTGCGTTGGCGCTTGTCTCGGACGCTGGGGGAGCGGCGGTCCGCGTATGGTCCGGATGTGCGTCGGCTTGTAG
- a CDS encoding SDR family NAD(P)-dependent oxidoreductase gives MSSTDNGQSTPTALIIGASRGLGSAMAAEFLDRGWNVLGTVRDTTAHTPLHDLAGRADGRLTIEHLDINEPGQLAPLRERLAQRRLDLLFVNAGTTNNEPTPIGAVPTADFIEVMVTNALSPMRAIEALEDLVSPTGLIGVMSSGQGSMTNNTTAGREVYRGSKAALNMFMRSFAVRQSETQRGFVLLAPGWIRTALGGPDAPYTVEESVPLLVDVLLSKLGTPGLEYLDRWGRTVPW, from the coding sequence ATGTCATCGACTGATAACGGTCAGAGCACGCCGACCGCTCTCATCATCGGGGCTTCACGCGGACTCGGTAGTGCGATGGCAGCCGAATTCCTGGACAGGGGCTGGAACGTCCTCGGCACGGTCCGCGACACCACCGCCCACACACCTCTGCACGATCTCGCGGGCCGGGCCGACGGACGCCTCACCATCGAGCACCTCGACATCAACGAGCCCGGACAACTGGCACCCCTGCGAGAACGCCTCGCGCAACGTCGGCTCGACCTGCTCTTCGTCAACGCAGGCACCACGAACAACGAACCGACCCCGATCGGCGCGGTTCCGACAGCCGATTTCATCGAGGTGATGGTCACCAATGCCCTGAGCCCCATGCGCGCCATCGAAGCGCTCGAAGACCTCGTCTCTCCCACCGGGCTCATCGGAGTGATGTCGTCCGGTCAAGGCAGCATGACGAACAACACGACCGCAGGCCGCGAGGTCTATCGCGGAAGCAAAGCGGCGCTGAACATGTTCATGCGCAGCTTCGCGGTCCGGCAGTCCGAGACGCAGCGCGGCTTCGTCCTCCTCGCCCCAGGCTGGATTCGCACCGCGCTCGGAGGGCCGGACGCACCGTACACCGTTGAAGAGAGCGTCCCGCTGTTGGTGGATGTCCTGCTGTCCAAGCTGGGAACGCCCGGTTTGGAGTATCTGGACCGTTGGGGCCGGACCGTGCCCTGGTAA
- a CDS encoding Lrp/AsnC family transcriptional regulator — MTGVATSESHALQPDDVRIIRALQIAPRASFSSMAVALGLTESAVNRRYRRLRADGVIRVAGMLNPGALGQSRWLVRLRCRPGSAAAIADALAKRDDVNWVALSAAGCEITCATQSRTREQRENLLGQRLPRTAAVLDINAFAMLRQFVGGRGHYWTALHGVLTPEQEAMLGSDGSPFAEVPVVTRDPAHLTDEDERILDALAADGRASFVDLAAAADSTPGRVSRRLDALLRRRVVHIDVEIAAAALGYHARANLWLRVHPSAVKTVGRMLAEEPEIAFAAAVSGPYNVHAVAHCRDLDELFEFTSDRIGSMAGLQSMEVSPVLQHIKQAGTLLSGDRLIDPSRRRA; from the coding sequence ATGACAGGCGTAGCTACGTCGGAATCCCACGCCCTTCAGCCAGACGATGTGCGAATCATTCGTGCGCTGCAGATCGCTCCGCGGGCTTCCTTCTCCTCGATGGCGGTCGCGCTCGGTCTCACCGAAAGCGCCGTCAACCGCCGGTACCGCCGCCTGCGCGCCGACGGCGTCATTCGCGTCGCCGGCATGCTCAATCCGGGGGCGCTGGGACAGAGCCGGTGGCTGGTGCGGCTCCGCTGCCGTCCCGGCAGCGCCGCAGCGATCGCCGACGCGCTCGCCAAGCGCGACGATGTCAATTGGGTCGCCCTGAGTGCGGCAGGTTGCGAAATCACCTGCGCGACCCAGTCACGGACGCGCGAACAGCGCGAGAATCTGCTCGGCCAACGGCTTCCGCGCACTGCGGCGGTGCTCGACATCAACGCCTTCGCGATGTTGCGTCAGTTCGTAGGGGGCCGCGGCCACTACTGGACCGCCCTGCACGGCGTGTTGACCCCGGAGCAGGAAGCCATGCTCGGGAGCGACGGCTCCCCTTTCGCCGAAGTCCCCGTGGTCACTCGCGATCCCGCGCACCTCACCGATGAGGACGAGCGGATTCTCGACGCCCTTGCCGCAGACGGCCGCGCCAGCTTCGTCGACCTCGCCGCAGCGGCGGACTCCACCCCGGGACGAGTGTCACGCCGTCTCGACGCCTTGCTCCGGCGCCGCGTCGTCCACATCGACGTCGAGATCGCCGCGGCCGCTCTGGGATATCACGCCAGAGCGAACCTGTGGCTGCGCGTGCATCCGTCGGCGGTGAAGACGGTCGGACGCATGCTCGCGGAGGAACCCGAGATCGCCTTCGCCGCGGCCGTCTCCGGGCCCTACAACGTGCACGCCGTCGCGCACTGCCGGGATCTCGACGAGCTGTTCGAGTTCACGTCCGATCGCATCGGCTCCATGGCAGGCCTGCAGAGCATGGAGGTCTCGCCTGTACTCCAGCACATCAAGCAGGCCGGCACGCTGCTGTCCGGCGATCGCCTCATCGATCCGTCGCGCAGGAGGGCGTGA